In Planktothrix tepida PCC 9214, a genomic segment contains:
- a CDS encoding DUF3352 domain-containing protein — protein sequence MLIQKKSKLFLVVAAIACVGSIATFIYLTHQRYKAYSSVETGKVVPGEAIMATFVSPTPRALSELQNFGTPETQGFIRQGIQAFQQQSLAGTAINFNRDIQPWIGGVMVALLPRDPVKPASEPQLLMVVGIKNQWKAWLFAQKLKASSDIQTQQSQYRGITLSHYLEKSGKQYHVAVVNDQLVIAASAEPVKRAIDTFRGSPSLVSLSGQSHLFLKSANLSHPLVTVLIGDYDRFTKEMATTWPEASPLSLSSLSPLTSIQSIILAVGVEPEGLRVKAIAQLRPTATISRRSPEFGEMVNRFPTETLAFVNSHDLHQLWLQFLSLGKNNPALENLSRQIRLGLQAIDLDADTDVFGWMDGEFALGAIASEKGVLAALGLGGVLLIETSDRPAAERMLNKLDAIIANSNPPINIEQNVLAGIEVTEWNDPKQGTLFGHGWLSPNLMFVAFGGPVVEAITQKPQHPLNQSQQFQSISKFLPSPHHSYVYLDMEKITAWAMGYLLASPAISLQPNRMTMLNSIQGLGISATFPDVSTVEVEMVLVLKPKS from the coding sequence ATGCTGATCCAGAAAAAATCAAAGCTTTTCCTAGTTGTTGCAGCGATCGCCTGTGTTGGGAGTATCGCCACCTTCATTTATTTAACTCATCAACGGTACAAAGCCTATAGTTCCGTAGAAACGGGCAAAGTTGTACCGGGTGAAGCGATCATGGCAACCTTTGTTTCTCCCACCCCTCGCGCTTTATCAGAATTACAAAATTTTGGCACCCCAGAAACCCAAGGGTTCATCCGGCAGGGAATTCAAGCCTTTCAACAGCAAAGTTTAGCAGGCACAGCGATTAATTTCAATCGAGATATTCAACCTTGGATTGGCGGAGTGATGGTGGCGTTATTGCCTCGTGATCCGGTTAAACCCGCTTCTGAACCTCAACTGTTAATGGTGGTAGGGATTAAAAATCAATGGAAAGCTTGGCTATTTGCCCAAAAATTAAAGGCTTCATCGGATATTCAAACTCAACAAAGTCAATATCGAGGAATTACCTTATCCCATTATCTCGAAAAAAGTGGAAAACAATATCATGTTGCGGTTGTTAATGATCAATTAGTGATTGCAGCCAGTGCCGAACCTGTGAAACGGGCGATCGATACCTTTAGAGGATCACCATCTCTAGTAAGTTTATCAGGACAATCCCACCTTTTCTTGAAAAGTGCTAACCTCTCCCATCCCTTAGTCACCGTGTTAATAGGGGACTATGATCGGTTTACAAAAGAGATGGCGACGACTTGGCCGGAGGCTTCCCCTTTATCCCTGAGTTCCTTATCTCCCTTGACCTCCATTCAATCTATTATTTTGGCAGTTGGGGTAGAACCGGAAGGACTTCGCGTAAAAGCAATTGCCCAGTTACGTCCCACTGCCACTATATCCCGGCGTTCCCCGGAATTTGGGGAAATGGTCAATCGTTTTCCTACAGAAACCCTCGCGTTTGTCAATAGCCATGATCTACATCAACTGTGGTTACAATTTTTAAGCTTAGGAAAAAACAATCCCGCTCTTGAGAACCTGAGCCGTCAAATTCGTTTGGGACTACAAGCGATTGATTTAGATGCTGATACAGATGTCTTTGGCTGGATGGATGGGGAATTTGCCTTGGGTGCGATCGCTTCGGAAAAAGGCGTGTTAGCTGCTTTGGGACTTGGAGGCGTGTTATTAATTGAAACCAGCGATCGCCCCGCCGCAGAACGAATGTTAAATAAATTGGATGCTATTATTGCTAATAGTAATCCGCCGATTAATATTGAACAAAATGTTCTAGCTGGAATTGAAGTCACCGAATGGAACGATCCTAAGCAAGGAACCTTATTTGGACATGGATGGTTGAGTCCGAATTTAATGTTTGTTGCTTTTGGGGGGCCAGTGGTGGAAGCAATCACCCAGAAACCCCAACATCCCCTAAATCAAAGCCAACAATTTCAATCGATTAGTAAATTTTTACCCAGTCCCCACCATAGCTATGTTTATTTAGATATGGAAAAAATTACGGCTTGGGCGATGGGATATTTGTTAGCGTCCCCAGCTATTTCCCTGCAACCTAACCGCATGACGATGCTCAATTCAATTCAAGGCTTGGGTATCAGTGCCACGTTTCCTGATGTTTCCACCGTTGAGGTGGAAATGGTATTGGTGCTAAAGCCGAAAAGCTAA
- the thyD gene encoding thylakoid membrane protein ThyD, producing the protein MKVAVTGATGFVGSRLVERLQEDGHSVLVLTRNPERAKRVFPSSVSSQLEIVGYTPTKSGAWQQAISGCDGVVNLAGAGIADERWTPQRKQEILESRSTATQKLVEAIAQANSKPSVLVSASAVGYYGSSETALFDENSPSGRDFLANVCLAWEAAAQQVQEVGTRLVILRLGIVLGMGGALGKMLTPFKLFAGGPLGSGHQWFSWIHREDLVNLILFSLTNSQVEGVLNATAPNPVKMDQLCHALGEVLHRPSWLPVPDFALEMLLGDAAQVILQGQQVIPKRTLSYNFNYQYPTVKPALEEILSSS; encoded by the coding sequence ATGAAAGTAGCAGTTACAGGAGCAACAGGATTTGTCGGAAGTCGTTTAGTAGAACGACTCCAAGAGGACGGACATTCGGTGTTAGTCCTGACCCGCAACCCTGAGCGGGCTAAACGAGTATTTCCCAGTTCTGTCTCTTCCCAGTTAGAAATTGTGGGTTATACTCCAACGAAATCGGGGGCTTGGCAACAGGCGATTTCTGGCTGTGATGGGGTCGTGAATTTAGCCGGGGCGGGAATTGCTGATGAACGCTGGACGCCTCAACGCAAACAGGAAATTTTAGAAAGTCGTTCAACGGCGACTCAAAAGTTAGTCGAAGCGATCGCCCAAGCTAATTCTAAACCCAGCGTTCTGGTCAGTGCTTCTGCGGTTGGATATTACGGAAGCAGCGAAACGGCTTTATTTGATGAAAATAGTCCCAGTGGACGGGATTTTTTAGCCAATGTCTGTTTAGCTTGGGAAGCCGCCGCCCAACAGGTGCAAGAAGTGGGCACTCGGTTAGTCATTTTGAGATTAGGAATTGTTTTAGGAATGGGGGGAGCATTAGGAAAAATGTTAACTCCTTTTAAACTGTTTGCGGGGGGGCCGTTAGGTTCAGGACATCAATGGTTTTCTTGGATTCATCGGGAAGATTTAGTCAATTTAATTCTATTCAGTTTAACAAATTCTCAAGTGGAAGGCGTTCTGAATGCCACCGCACCCAACCCTGTAAAAATGGATCAGTTATGTCACGCTTTGGGTGAAGTTCTTCATCGTCCGTCTTGGCTTCCTGTTCCTGATTTTGCTTTAGAAATGTTATTAGGAGATGCGGCGCAGGTTATTCTCCAAGGTCAACAAGTTATCCCAAAACGCACGTTATCCTACAATTTTAATTATCAATATCCTACGGTTAAACCTGCCCTAGAAGAAATTTTGTCTTCTTCGTAA
- a CDS encoding GTP-binding protein, with translation MNNHFNQARSSLKQTLTRYNHLRRQRRSSHPELQATLQKQLEVLSTNLEKLEQGVIRIAVFGLVSRGKSAVLNALLGEKILQTGPLNGVTQWPRSVRWSISLPQIEEPNRIDNIEEQNSIQVELIDTPGLDEVAGQVRGEMAKDVTRQADLILFVVSGDLTRTEYDALLELQNAHKPLIIVFNKIDLYTESEQDKIYQNLQQLIKSKTLEGDDFSPAYSVDAPQKSAPFEIVKVSAEPAPIRLRIEWPDGKITHEWESPPPQIEELKQIIVKLLNREGRSLLALNALVQAREAERIIARQSIQLQASEAEELIWKFTRYKALAVALNPIAILDVLGATISDLILIRSLARLYGLPMTSYEAGKLWKKILLSSGGLLLAEMGSGWILGFGKSAAGLATDLANYAGIAITQASISAYLTYTIGQAAQVYLEKGCTWGENGIDTAIQGILSQVNRDSFITRLKQDIEGSSQSPYLEAD, from the coding sequence ATGAACAATCATTTTAATCAAGCACGTTCTAGTTTAAAACAAACCTTAACCCGTTATAACCATTTACGACGTCAACGGCGCAGTTCCCATCCTGAATTACAAGCCACATTACAAAAACAGTTAGAAGTTCTATCAACTAATTTAGAAAAGCTTGAACAAGGAGTCATTAGAATTGCAGTATTTGGGTTAGTCAGTCGCGGCAAATCGGCGGTTTTAAATGCGTTATTAGGGGAAAAAATTCTGCAAACTGGCCCCTTAAATGGGGTGACTCAATGGCCCCGTTCTGTGCGTTGGAGTATATCATTACCACAAATTGAAGAACCTAACCGCATTGATAATATTGAGGAACAAAATTCGATTCAAGTTGAATTAATTGATACCCCTGGATTAGATGAAGTGGCGGGACAAGTTCGGGGAGAGATGGCAAAAGATGTAACTCGCCAAGCGGATTTAATTTTATTTGTGGTATCGGGGGATTTAACTCGAACGGAATATGATGCCCTTTTAGAATTACAAAATGCCCATAAACCTTTAATTATTGTTTTTAATAAAATTGATTTATATACAGAATCAGAACAAGATAAAATCTATCAAAATTTACAACAGTTAATCAAGAGTAAAACCTTAGAAGGAGATGATTTTTCTCCAGCTTATTCCGTTGACGCTCCGCAAAAATCAGCCCCGTTTGAAATTGTTAAGGTATCGGCTGAACCCGCCCCCATCCGATTAAGAATTGAATGGCCTGATGGTAAAATCACCCATGAATGGGAATCTCCACCGCCTCAAATTGAGGAATTAAAACAAATTATTGTAAAATTATTAAATCGAGAAGGGCGATCGCTTTTAGCGTTAAATGCGTTAGTTCAAGCCAGAGAAGCAGAACGAATTATTGCCCGTCAAAGTATTCAATTACAAGCGTCAGAAGCAGAAGAATTAATTTGGAAATTTACCCGTTATAAAGCCTTAGCAGTGGCGTTAAATCCCATTGCTATTTTAGATGTATTGGGGGCAACAATCAGTGATTTAATTTTAATTCGTTCTTTAGCCCGTTTATATGGTTTACCCATGACCAGTTATGAAGCGGGAAAATTATGGAAAAAAATTCTATTAAGTTCGGGAGGATTATTATTAGCCGAAATGGGAAGCGGTTGGATCTTAGGATTTGGTAAAAGTGCCGCAGGATTAGCAACGGATCTCGCAAATTATGCCGGAATTGCCATTACTCAAGCGTCAATTTCTGCCTATTTAACTTATACCATCGGTCAAGCAGCACAAGTGTATTTAGAAAAAGGTTGTACTTGGGGTGAAAATGGAATTGATACCGCCATTCAAGGGATTTTAAGTCAAGTCAATCGAGATAGTTTTATTACTCGATTAAAACAAGACATTGAAGGCAGTTCTCAATCCCCTTATTTAGAAGCAGATTGA
- a CDS encoding DUF4359 domain-containing protein, translating into MMKLDTIQAKPSSGYIGKGVILLSILAGTMIFTNPKREEYLNYASDQLSVEIKKSICQESQVPEFLKGLSNTLVNTCNTLVTTQRDLIKDTINKSTIQQNALLFSVYTTEIMGYKYQTLGGFGNFVTFPTKDPKTSQSASK; encoded by the coding sequence ATGATGAAACTTGACACTATTCAAGCTAAACCGTCTTCGGGTTATATCGGAAAAGGGGTAATCCTACTCAGCATTTTAGCAGGAACAATGATATTTACAAACCCCAAGCGGGAAGAATACCTCAATTATGCCTCTGATCAATTATCGGTAGAAATTAAAAAATCCATTTGTCAAGAATCTCAAGTCCCTGAATTTTTAAAAGGACTATCTAATACATTAGTCAATACTTGTAATACCTTAGTTACGACTCAACGAGACTTAATTAAAGATACGATTAATAAATCCACAATCCAACAAAATGCTCTTTTATTCAGTGTTTATACAACCGAAATTATGGGATATAAATATCAAACATTAGGAGGATTTGGTAACTTTGTAACCTTTCCTACAAAAGACCCAAAAACTTCTCAATCTGCTTCTAAATAA
- a CDS encoding DUF2273 domain-containing protein: MTTPALSSAQANLKLALWQVDADSMSSSDLFVWLNDSGLPLEVTTRLHQFVTYTKKTGHKVIAIGKIILIKIIEFVQANRNLVMGMAVGVAAGFLANAIPFVGPFLAPIATLLGVTIGAISGHQLDQGHRQYDGITGVAQSLIEIAQEFFKLFIDVINIVFNNVVTA, translated from the coding sequence ATGACAACGCCAGCCTTATCTTCCGCCCAAGCTAACTTAAAATTAGCTCTCTGGCAAGTCGATGCAGATTCCATGAGTAGCAGTGATTTGTTTGTTTGGTTAAATGATAGCGGTTTACCTTTAGAAGTGACAACTCGTCTGCATCAATTTGTTACCTATACGAAAAAAACTGGCCATAAAGTAATTGCAATTGGCAAAATTATTCTGATTAAAATTATCGAATTTGTGCAAGCCAATCGAAATTTAGTGATGGGAATGGCTGTGGGTGTGGCGGCGGGATTTTTAGCAAATGCGATTCCATTTGTTGGGCCGTTTTTAGCCCCCATTGCTACCCTACTAGGGGTTACTATTGGTGCGATCTCAGGTCATCAATTAGATCAAGGACATCGCCAATATGACGGTATTACGGGAGTAGCTCAAAGTCTGATTGAAATTGCTCAAGAATTCTTTAAGCTATTTATTGATGTTATTAACATAGTTTTTAACAACGTTGTTACGGCTTAA
- a CDS encoding DUF433 domain-containing protein, which produces MSKESVITEHIEITPGVLGGKPCISGHRIAVAHIAEMYLKMGISIEEIAGKYDLSLASVHAAMTYYYDHREEIDRRTAESRARVEELKRNSPPSPLQEKLRAIRGE; this is translated from the coding sequence ATGTCTAAGGAATCTGTCATCACAGAACATATTGAAATCACCCCTGGGGTGCTTGGTGGTAAACCGTGCATTTCCGGTCATCGAATTGCTGTAGCACACATCGCTGAAATGTATCTCAAAATGGGAATTTCTATAGAAGAAATCGCAGGTAAGTATGATTTGTCTCTAGCCTCGGTTCATGCAGCAATGACTTATTATTATGATCATAGAGAAGAAATTGATCGTCGCACTGCTGAAAGTCGAGCTAGGGTGGAAGAATTAAAGCGCAATAGTCCACCCTCTCCGTTACAAGAAAAATTGAGGGCAATTAGAGGTGAGTGA
- a CDS encoding type II toxin-antitoxin system VapC family toxin, giving the protein MRVLIDTHVFIWWTSDYKNLSLSVYNLLCDPNTEVFLSIVSIWEMQIKLSLGKIQFKRALPQLIEDEVKRNKIQLLPIDLSHIYALSDLPNHHRDPFDRLLIAQAKSEKLVIISIDEKFDSYEIERLW; this is encoded by the coding sequence ATGAGAGTCTTGATTGATACTCATGTGTTTATTTGGTGGACAAGCGATTATAAAAATCTTTCGCTTTCCGTTTACAATCTTCTTTGTGATCCGAATACTGAAGTCTTTTTAAGTATTGTCAGTATTTGGGAAATGCAAATTAAGTTATCTTTGGGTAAGATTCAGTTTAAAAGGGCATTACCTCAACTGATTGAGGATGAGGTTAAGCGAAATAAAATTCAATTATTGCCTATTGATTTATCTCATATTTATGCCCTCAGTGATCTACCTAACCATCATCGAGATCCTTTTGATCGTTTATTAATCGCTCAAGCTAAAAGCGAAAAATTAGTCATTATTAGTATTGATGAAAAGTTTGATAGTTATGAGATAGAGCGATTATGGTGA
- a CDS encoding M48 family metallopeptidase: MPTYTGISSEAFRHPLDKEAEVALRSVPGFDLIASKFVEFVYERPQYVYLMGNALQVGPRQYASIYHLFRECVRDLDIFPEPGLFVSQNPQVNSYALGQEHPYIILNTGLLDLVDEAELRAVLAHELGHIKCGHPILNQMAIWAMGVASMIGEMTFGLGNLVSSGLIYAFYEWRRKAELSADRAALLVTDDLKCVMKSMMELAGVSTKYAHECSLDEFIRQSEQYRDLDQDGLNQVYKFLLYNGGQGMMLSHPFPVERIQYLRQWANSAEYQKIRSGQYQRATAEGSVNVKAEKPTDEVDDLRRQIEELQNQINRMKSK, from the coding sequence ATGCCAACTTACACCGGAATTTCTAGCGAAGCCTTTCGTCATCCCCTGGATAAAGAAGCAGAAGTTGCTCTCCGCAGCGTTCCAGGTTTTGATTTAATTGCCAGTAAATTTGTCGAGTTCGTCTATGAACGCCCTCAATATGTTTACTTAATGGGAAATGCTCTACAAGTTGGGCCGAGACAATATGCCAGTATTTATCATCTCTTTCGAGAATGTGTTCGAGATTTAGATATTTTTCCTGAACCCGGTTTATTTGTTTCTCAAAATCCTCAAGTCAATAGTTATGCTTTAGGACAAGAACACCCTTATATTATTCTGAATACGGGTCTTTTAGACTTAGTAGATGAAGCCGAATTACGAGCGGTTTTAGCCCATGAATTAGGGCATATTAAATGCGGTCATCCGATTTTAAATCAGATGGCAATTTGGGCAATGGGTGTGGCTTCTATGATTGGAGAAATGACCTTTGGTTTGGGAAATTTAGTTAGTAGTGGCTTAATTTATGCCTTTTATGAATGGCGAAGAAAAGCCGAATTATCGGCAGATAGAGCCGCATTATTAGTTACAGATGATCTCAAATGCGTGATGAAATCTATGATGGAATTAGCAGGAGTGAGTACAAAATATGCCCATGAATGTAGTTTAGATGAATTTATTCGTCAATCAGAACAATATCGAGATTTAGATCAAGATGGGTTGAATCAAGTGTATAAATTTTTATTGTATAATGGCGGTCAAGGCATGATGTTAAGTCATCCCTTCCCCGTTGAACGCATTCAATATTTACGACAATGGGCTAATTCTGCGGAATATCAGAAAATTCGATCCGGTCAATATCAACGAGCAACCGCCGAAGGTTCAGTTAATGTTAAAGCCGAAAAACCTACAGATGAAGTTGATGATTTACGTCGCCAAATTGAGGAGTTACAAAATCAAATTAATCGGATGAAATCTAAATAA
- a CDS encoding chromophore lyase CpcT/CpeT has product MMKLSPVSILGVAVILGGCVTQPDPMQGHAQKVVSYLTGVMETSAQAKAIPDAPSVRMTTCEVKLNSTEGSVKPSEGVFLYQEQALTRNLSKPYRQRVLEILPSADKNSIESVSFKPINPKNWIGLCQKPLSERVISYQEIQNANCRVFLKPVETQYIGETQPGGCATNFKGAVKITNTIKLDQQGMETQDRGFDAKGKQVWGAENRSYQYRKIGEQGTGNTSTSSVLRREQK; this is encoded by the coding sequence ATGATGAAATTATCTCCTGTTTCTATTTTAGGGGTTGCTGTTATTTTGGGGGGGTGTGTGACTCAACCTGACCCGATGCAAGGTCATGCTCAGAAAGTAGTATCTTATTTGACGGGGGTAATGGAGACTTCAGCACAAGCTAAAGCCATTCCTGATGCGCCTAGCGTTCGGATGACGACTTGTGAGGTTAAGTTGAATTCTACAGAGGGTTCTGTTAAACCATCTGAAGGGGTTTTTCTCTATCAAGAACAAGCCTTAACTCGCAATTTATCAAAACCCTATCGTCAGAGAGTTTTAGAAATTCTGCCGAGTGCGGATAAAAACAGTATTGAGTCCGTTAGTTTTAAACCTATTAATCCTAAAAACTGGATTGGTTTGTGTCAGAAACCTTTGTCAGAACGGGTTATTAGTTATCAAGAAATACAGAATGCCAATTGTCGTGTATTTTTAAAACCTGTGGAAACTCAATATATCGGTGAAACTCAACCGGGAGGCTGTGCTACTAATTTTAAGGGGGCGGTTAAAATTACAAATACGATTAAATTAGATCAACAGGGAATGGAAACTCAAGATCGGGGATTTGATGCTAAAGGTAAACAAGTTTGGGGGGCTGAAAACCGTTCCTATCAATATAGGAAAATTGGGGAACAGGGAACAGGAAACACTTCGACAAGCTCAGTGCTTCGCAGGGAACAGAAATAA
- the glgX gene encoding glycogen debranching protein GlgX, with product MYIPLWPGKPYPLGSHWDGKGTNFALFSENATAVELCLFDENGKETCVSLTEVSNFVWHGYVPSIGPGQRYGFRVHGPYKPGEGHRFNPNKLLIDPYAKALDGDIQGGIETLGYIAEHEAQDFSYSEEDDAHLVPKSVVINESFDWEDDQLLRTPFHETIIYEAHVKGFTKLHPDIPKQLRGTYAGVGHPASISYLQSIGITAIELMPVHHYLACPGYLVDKGLKNYWGYDSINYFAPYSGYSASGTLGEQVAEFKQMVKALHAGGIEVILDVVYNHTGEGNHMGPTLSFKGIDNAAYYRLVDEEPRYYMDFTGCGNSLNVRHPQVLKLIMDSLRYWVLEMHVDGFRFDLASALARELYAVDRLAAFFDIIHQDPVLSDVKLIAEPWDIGEGGYQVGEFPLLWSEWNGKYRDNARNFWRGEDQTLAEFAYRLTGSSDLYQFNGRRPNASINFITAHDGFTLNDLVSYNYKHNEANGENNQDGDQHNSSWNCGEEGPTDNPDVLKLRNRQRRNFLTTLMLSQGVPMLLGGDEIGRSQQGNNNPYCQDNEISWLDWNLQEENSSLLDFSRQLIYFRRQHPVFRRRKWFQGRAIYGSGVTDIGWFNPDGAVMTEEQWNMGFAKAIGVFLNGEAIITPGERGERIIDDSFYILFNAHYEPLDFFLPEPMANREWQVVIDTTYSRFIKDDIRYTEDKAITVTERSLMVLKRL from the coding sequence ATGTATATTCCTTTATGGCCAGGTAAACCTTATCCATTAGGTTCTCATTGGGATGGAAAAGGAACAAACTTTGCTTTATTTTCGGAAAATGCGACAGCAGTTGAACTGTGTTTGTTTGATGAAAATGGAAAAGAAACTTGTGTATCTTTAACAGAAGTTAGTAATTTTGTTTGGCATGGTTATGTTCCTAGTATTGGGCCGGGTCAACGCTATGGTTTTCGAGTCCACGGCCCCTATAAACCCGGAGAAGGTCATCGTTTTAACCCTAATAAACTATTAATTGATCCCTATGCTAAAGCCCTTGATGGAGATATTCAAGGGGGGATAGAAACTTTAGGATATATTGCAGAACATGAGGCTCAAGATTTTTCTTATTCTGAAGAAGATGATGCCCATTTAGTTCCTAAATCTGTTGTAATTAATGAATCCTTTGATTGGGAAGATGATCAACTTTTACGCACCCCCTTTCATGAAACCATTATCTATGAAGCTCATGTCAAAGGATTTACAAAGCTACATCCTGATATTCCTAAACAATTACGGGGAACCTATGCCGGAGTCGGACATCCCGCTAGTATTTCTTATTTACAATCAATTGGGATAACAGCTATCGAATTAATGCCTGTCCATCATTATTTAGCTTGTCCCGGTTATTTAGTGGATAAAGGATTAAAAAATTATTGGGGCTATGATTCCATTAACTATTTTGCTCCCTATTCAGGCTATAGTGCTAGTGGTACATTAGGGGAACAAGTAGCGGAATTTAAACAAATGGTCAAAGCCCTCCATGCAGGAGGAATTGAAGTTATTTTAGATGTGGTTTATAACCATACCGGAGAAGGCAATCACATGGGGCCGACTCTATCATTCAAAGGTATTGATAACGCAGCTTATTACCGTTTAGTGGATGAAGAACCCCGCTATTATATGGATTTTACAGGCTGTGGCAATTCCCTGAATGTTCGCCATCCGCAAGTGTTGAAATTGATTATGGATAGTTTGCGGTATTGGGTGTTAGAAATGCACGTCGATGGGTTCCGATTTGATTTAGCTTCCGCTTTAGCGAGGGAACTGTATGCGGTGGATCGATTAGCTGCATTTTTTGATATTATTCACCAAGATCCGGTGTTATCTGATGTTAAATTAATTGCTGAACCTTGGGATATCGGAGAAGGGGGATATCAAGTCGGTGAATTCCCCTTATTATGGTCAGAATGGAACGGGAAATATAGAGATAATGCTCGCAATTTTTGGCGAGGAGAAGACCAAACTTTAGCAGAATTTGCTTATCGTTTGACAGGAAGTTCAGATTTATATCAATTTAATGGTCGCCGTCCCAATGCCAGTATTAATTTTATCACGGCTCATGATGGATTTACGTTGAACGATTTAGTCAGTTACAACTATAAACATAATGAAGCCAATGGAGAAAATAACCAAGATGGAGATCAACATAATAGCTCTTGGAATTGTGGGGAAGAAGGGCCTACAGATAACCCTGATGTGTTGAAACTTCGCAACCGTCAACGCCGTAATTTTTTAACCACCTTAATGTTATCTCAAGGGGTTCCAATGTTGTTAGGAGGAGATGAAATTGGGCGATCGCAACAAGGAAATAATAACCCCTATTGTCAAGATAATGAAATTTCTTGGCTAGATTGGAATTTACAAGAAGAGAATTCTTCTTTATTAGACTTTAGCCGTCAATTGATTTATTTTCGTCGTCAACATCCCGTTTTTCGACGTCGTAAATGGTTCCAAGGTCGGGCAATTTATGGTTCAGGAGTTACGGATATTGGATGGTTTAACCCCGATGGTGCGGTCATGACCGAAGAACAATGGAATATGGGGTTTGCAAAAGCCATTGGTGTGTTTTTAAATGGAGAAGCCATTATAACACCAGGAGAACGGGGAGAACGCATTATTGATGATAGTTTCTATATCCTGTTCAATGCTCATTATGAACCCCTAGATTTCTTCCTTCCTGAACCGATGGCAAACCGAGAATGGCAAGTTGTGATTGATACGACTTACTCTCGTTTTATTAAAGATGATATTCGTTATACTGAAGATAAAGCCATTACGGTAACTGAGCGATCGCTAATGGTTTTAAAACGGTTATAA
- a CDS encoding lysophospholipid acyltransferase family protein codes for MNLFFNSNPSPGPTANPRFTGWSLQDRDPDYIRSLMPILGWFYDHYFQVKTTGWENLPPQNKMLLVGSHNGGLAAPDMFMGLYAWCRRFGTERLLYGLMHPKVWLVSPEVATSAVRCGAVMAHPRMGMAALRQNATVLVYPGGGEDVFRPHHLRNKIHLAGRKGFIKLALREKAPIVPVVSSGAHDTLIVLTDIYDWVKQLHQLGMPWLLNLDPEVFPIYLGLPWGVGIGPLPNFPLPAKIKIHICPMIEFEWNGREAANDREYVDICYQRVKTAMQQELDNLAL; via the coding sequence TTGAACCTCTTCTTCAACTCTAATCCCTCTCCCGGCCCAACAGCCAATCCTCGTTTCACAGGTTGGTCATTACAGGATCGTGATCCTGACTATATCCGATCCTTAATGCCAATTTTAGGTTGGTTCTATGACCATTATTTTCAGGTCAAAACCACCGGTTGGGAAAATCTCCCCCCTCAAAATAAAATGTTATTAGTCGGTTCCCATAATGGGGGGTTAGCCGCCCCCGATATGTTTATGGGGTTGTACGCTTGGTGTCGTCGCTTCGGAACAGAACGCTTACTTTACGGACTCATGCACCCGAAAGTTTGGCTGGTTTCCCCAGAAGTCGCAACTTCGGCGGTGCGTTGTGGAGCGGTGATGGCCCATCCTCGTATGGGAATGGCAGCTTTACGACAAAATGCTACGGTTTTAGTTTATCCCGGTGGCGGTGAGGATGTGTTTCGTCCCCATCACTTACGCAACAAAATTCATTTAGCAGGTCGCAAAGGATTTATTAAGTTAGCACTGCGGGAAAAAGCTCCCATTGTTCCTGTAGTTTCATCCGGTGCCCACGATACGTTAATTGTACTCACGGATATTTACGACTGGGTAAAACAACTGCACCAGTTAGGAATGCCTTGGTTATTGAATCTTGACCCAGAGGTATTTCCGATTTATTTGGGGTTGCCTTGGGGAGTTGGAATTGGGCCGTTACCGAATTTTCCTCTACCAGCAAAAATTAAAATTCACATTTGTCCAATGATTGAGTTTGAATGGAATGGACGGGAAGCAGCAAATGACCGCGAATATGTCGATATTTGTTATCAACGAGTGAAAACAGCCATGCAACAGGAACTTGACAATTTAGCTCTGTAG